The Triticum aestivum cultivar Chinese Spring chromosome 3A, IWGSC CS RefSeq v2.1, whole genome shotgun sequence genome includes a region encoding these proteins:
- the LOC123061199 gene encoding mucin-7 has product MARRAPPPRHAPTGPAPPRSLFLPFSPTSVTESDHPAVGTMSSRRSACRHRRLLNATSRSPMTWLSPMSTTLTLPSPTSSSPTAPYSSAPPPPLLSCPSSTTTRITASTSPLDQDRAHHLDFSPKILQAMLVSVICLSRNYA; this is encoded by the exons ATGGCCCGCCGTGCACCACCACCCCGTCACGCCCCTACTGGCCCTGCTCCACCGCGTAGCCTCTTCCTCCCCTTCTCCCCGACATCGGTGACCGAGTCGGACCATCCGGCGGTGGGCACGATGTCATCTCGCAGATCTGCCTGCCGCCACCGTCGCCTTCTCAACGCCACCTCGAGGTCCCCCATGACGTGGTTGTCCCCGATGAGCACCACCCTGACACTACCGTCCCCAAcgagctcctccccgaccgccccaTACTCTTCTGCACCGCCCCCGCCCCTGCTCTCCTGCCCCTCTAGCACTACGACGAGGATAACGGCATCCACCTCCCCGCTAGATCAAGATCGTGCCCACCACCTCGACTTCTCTCCAAAG ATCCTGCAAGCGATGCTCGTCTCTGTGATTTGCTTGTCAAGAAATTATGCATAG